One segment of Pirellulales bacterium DNA contains the following:
- a CDS encoding putative sugar nucleotidyl transferase, whose protein sequence is MNVLLFEDERVGQLAPVTIGRPAYAIACGSFRLIELVRELGAVRRTVRPHLRGVEQADSPDEMFGDGLLDGPTLLVNARLVPSPAAVAQLRAMIAADREGIVANGESVVAALMKRRLEIPTFGDGAALPAMVRKLLLPSVAADLPLFDYPHDILRHHLQNVRDNLQHRIRTGYREVADGLFVAEGVTLGEHLVTDTRGGPIVIDKGASLGPFCYLKGPIYMAPGSRLNEHSALKDGVTLGERAKVGGEVEASIIEPFSNKQHHGFLGHSYIGSWVNLGAGTSNSDLKNTYGQVNMDYAGRKTPTGMQFVGCFIGDNSKTAVNTSIFTGKTIGACSMVYGFVTTNVPSFTNYARSFSQVTESPVEVAISAQARMFTRRGITQRPCDEQLLRDMFAQTRTERANYGEPLPPEPLLL, encoded by the coding sequence ATGAACGTGCTGCTATTTGAAGACGAACGAGTGGGCCAACTGGCGCCGGTGACGATCGGCCGGCCGGCGTATGCTATTGCCTGCGGCAGCTTTCGCTTGATCGAGTTGGTTCGGGAGTTGGGGGCGGTGCGGCGGACTGTGAGGCCGCACCTACGCGGCGTCGAACAGGCCGATTCGCCTGACGAAATGTTCGGTGACGGACTGCTCGACGGGCCAACTCTGCTGGTCAACGCCCGGCTGGTCCCGTCGCCGGCGGCGGTCGCGCAATTGCGCGCGATGATCGCCGCGGATCGCGAGGGGATCGTCGCCAACGGCGAGAGCGTTGTCGCAGCGCTCATGAAACGGCGTTTGGAGATTCCCACATTTGGCGATGGAGCGGCTTTGCCGGCGATGGTGCGAAAGCTCTTGCTGCCAAGCGTGGCCGCCGATTTGCCGCTCTTCGACTATCCGCACGACATTCTGCGGCATCATTTGCAAAACGTCCGCGACAATCTCCAGCACCGCATCCGGACCGGCTATCGCGAAGTCGCCGACGGGCTGTTCGTCGCCGAGGGCGTGACGCTCGGCGAACATCTCGTGACCGACACGCGCGGCGGGCCAATCGTCATCGACAAGGGAGCGTCGCTCGGGCCATTCTGCTATCTAAAAGGCCCGATCTATATGGCCCCTGGCTCGCGGCTCAACGAACACTCGGCGCTCAAGGACGGGGTGACGCTCGGCGAGCGAGCCAAAGTCGGCGGCGAGGTCGAAGCCTCGATCATCGAGCCCTTCAGCAACAAGCAGCATCACGGCTTTCTCGGGCACAGCTATATCGGTAGCTGGGTCAATCTGGGGGCCGGCACCTCGAATAGCGATCTGAAAAACACTTACGGCCAGGTGAACATGGACTATGCCGGCCGCAAGACGCCGACCGGGATGCAATTCGTCGGCTGCTTTATCGGCGACAATAGCAAGACGGCCGTGAACACGAGCATCTTCACCGGCAAAACGATCGGCGCGTGCAGCATGGTCTACGGCTTCGTGACGACCAATGTGCCGAGCTTCACCAATTATGCCCGCTCATTTTCGCAAGTGACCGAATCGCCGGTCGAGGTGGCCATCTCGGCCCAGGCCCGCATGTTCACTCGCCGCGGCATTACGCAGCGTCCCTGCGACGAGCAACTCTTGCGCGACATGTTCGCGCAGACGCGCACCGAGCGGGCCAACTACGGCGAGCCGTTACCGCCGGAACCGCTGTTGTTGTGA